One Edaphobacter lichenicola DNA window includes the following coding sequences:
- a CDS encoding prepilin peptidase yields MHLDTAIGANPIPFPTEAQIVGYCLSLVGVAILGFLLIGLMVMDWQTMILPHSFTLGGIAVALFLVCTQALFLGPNEDEVVLTKHHIQLTSPGGVVDRGNLFFTGPESLIFGRIAAVCGAALLLLLIRWLYKAVRHRDGMGLGDVKLLAMIAAFLGFWPAILSLFLGTLAAAVYGVVLLARGRAGATSRLAFGSFLSIGGLVSALFGNRLINMYIALLR; encoded by the coding sequence ATGCATTTAGATACAGCGATTGGAGCAAACCCAATACCTTTCCCTACCGAAGCCCAGATCGTGGGCTATTGCTTGTCTCTGGTTGGTGTCGCCATTCTTGGCTTTCTCCTCATCGGCCTGATGGTGATGGACTGGCAGACCATGATCCTGCCTCACTCCTTCACGCTTGGCGGCATCGCCGTCGCTCTCTTCCTTGTCTGCACACAGGCCCTCTTCCTCGGGCCAAACGAAGATGAGGTCGTCCTGACCAAACACCACATCCAACTCACCAGTCCCGGTGGTGTGGTCGATCGCGGCAATCTCTTCTTTACCGGTCCGGAGAGCCTGATCTTTGGTCGCATCGCGGCTGTTTGCGGAGCAGCGCTCCTGCTTCTACTCATCCGCTGGCTCTACAAGGCAGTCCGCCACCGCGACGGCATGGGCCTGGGCGACGTGAAGCTTCTTGCCATGATCGCGGCCTTTCTCGGCTTCTGGCCAGCGATCCTCTCCCTCTTCCTTGGAACGTTAGCGGCTGCGGTCTATGGAGTCGTCCTTCTGGCGCGCGGCAGGGCAGGAGCGACCTCCAGACTTGCCTTCGGCAGCTTTCTTTCGATCGGCGGACTAGTCAGCGCACTCTTCGGTAATCGATTGATCAATATGTACATAGCATTACTTCGATAG
- a CDS encoding NADH-quinone oxidoreductase subunit A — translation MHSYPYIWNYLPLVLQVLAALGLAVGMVGASFLIGKHKNSRTKASVYECGMEATGDARGRFTVRFYMVAMLFILFDVEAVFMLPWAVIFRRLPAITGSRMFGFYEMLVYLGFVAVGLFYVWKKGILDWANDKGDL, via the coding sequence ATGCACAGTTACCCCTACATTTGGAACTACCTTCCACTCGTGCTTCAGGTTCTGGCCGCCCTCGGGCTGGCTGTGGGCATGGTGGGCGCCTCATTTCTCATCGGAAAACACAAAAATTCACGCACCAAGGCCTCAGTCTATGAGTGCGGCATGGAGGCGACCGGCGACGCTCGCGGCCGTTTCACCGTACGTTTTTACATGGTCGCGATGCTATTTATCCTGTTCGATGTTGAAGCTGTTTTCATGCTGCCCTGGGCGGTGATCTTCCGCCGCCTGCCGGCAATTACCGGCTCGCGCATGTTCGGCTTCTACGAGATGCTCGTCTACCTCGGCTTCGTTGCTGTCGGCCTCTTTTACGTCTGGAAGAAGGGCATCCTGGATTGGGCGAACGATAAAGGAGACCTCTAA
- a CDS encoding NADH-quinone oxidoreductase subunit C has translation MYDPASAIKGKQAVFEAHPENTAVKALADLATDAKFDRAELTLTVARENIVAAAKAVQQAGYNFLEDVTAVDWYPSEPRFQISYSILSHKLKERVRLVVRLDGEDAALDSITSVWPSANFYEREVFDLFGVHFGGHPNLRRIMMPEDWKGHPLRKDYPVEGYR, from the coding sequence ATGTACGATCCAGCCTCTGCCATCAAGGGCAAACAGGCCGTCTTCGAGGCGCATCCTGAAAACACCGCAGTCAAAGCTCTGGCCGACCTCGCGACTGACGCCAAGTTCGACCGCGCCGAGCTGACCCTTACCGTGGCTCGCGAGAACATCGTCGCCGCGGCGAAAGCAGTCCAGCAGGCTGGTTACAACTTCCTTGAGGATGTCACCGCCGTCGACTGGTACCCCTCGGAGCCGCGCTTCCAGATCTCTTACAGTATTCTTTCGCACAAGTTGAAAGAGCGCGTGCGGTTGGTGGTTCGCCTCGATGGAGAGGACGCCGCGCTGGACAGCATCACGTCGGTATGGCCCTCTGCCAACTTTTACGAGCGCGAAGTCTTCGATCTCTTTGGAGTGCACTTCGGTGGTCATCCCAACCTTCGCAGAATCATGATGCCGGAAGACTGGAAGGGGCATCCATTACGCAAGGACTACCCCGTGGAGGGTTACCGCTAA